Proteins encoded in a region of the Leopardus geoffroyi isolate Oge1 chromosome E2, O.geoffroyi_Oge1_pat1.0, whole genome shotgun sequence genome:
- the LOC123578478 gene encoding protein FAM90A27P-like: protein MDPNRLSMEQGKEFLKQLGIPQRDIDSMTEKWVVDAAVEVLLRFPLMPGEDPGGRCVSSKKCQPSVDRLTASQRHKDQEERKSNNQVLKENDQRPKDMGQMARHYIHQRPIRLPMTPNLKKLQKGPVGQRNPPPQEENTRVKCENCGAFGHLASSRRCPMKCWGGALAPQPLGSSPGRSCLGKVHRGFGASAAPKPGRRLGSGVFLVPSQWWRPGSGASDTSRDLFRRQEERKEKDPPRKLPGRPQRKPQSACREPADSGAHLRRPTRPLPVQTNTKPSVLGPVPTCQPPARTADMRSSCPTRPLYKAPEVRACEPARRCGADLPCEDPKSSCRDQALISKSTAGWPEVSSRDVPPSARKTLALGPVCHRQAQAKHPPVDSKPRPQPATGTHGQSSKVSIQAQGKRSPQVPVQPSQNPPKKARFNFF, encoded by the exons ATGGACCCCAACAGGCTTTCCATGGAACAGGGGAAAGAGTTCTTAAAGCAGCTTGGAATTCCGCAGAGAGAT ATTGACTCGATGACAGAGAAATGGGTCGTGGATGCCGCCGTGGAGGTTCTGCTACGGTTCCCACTGATGCCGGGAGAGGATCCAGGTGGCCGCTGTGTCTCCAGTAAGAAATGTCAGCCTTCAGTGGACCGGCTCACGGCTTCACAAAGACACAAAGACCAAGAGGAGAG GAAATCCAACAATCAGGTCCTGAAGGAGAATGACCAGAGGCCCAAGGACATGGGGCAGATGGCACGTCATTACATACACCAGCGGCCCATAAGACTCCCCATGACTCCGAACCTGAAGAAGCTCCAGAAGGGACCGGTGGGGCAGAGGAATCCCCCACCACAAGAGGAGAATACCAGG GTGAAGTGCGAGAACTGCGGAGCCTTTGGGCACCTGGCCAGCAGCAGAAGGTGCCCCATGAAGTGCTGGGGTGGGGCCCTTGCCCCCCAGCCCTTGGGCTCCA GTCCCGGAAGGAGCTGCCTTGGCAAAGTCCACAGGGGCTTCGGGGCCTCCGCCGCCCCTAAACCAGGCCGACGACTGGGCTCCGGGGTCTTCTTGGTTCCCAGTCAGTGGTGGCGACCGGGGTCGGGGGCATCCGACACTTCCCGTGATTTGTTCCGCAGGCAAGAAGAGCGGAAAGAGAAAGACCCGCCCCGGAAATTACCCGGGAGACCCCAGCGGAAGCCGCAGAGCGCCTGCAGGGAACCCGCGGACTCGGGCGCCCACCTGCGG CGCCCCACCAGGCCGTTGCCCGTCCAAACCAATACGAAGCCATCTGTCCTGGGCCCTGTCCCCACGTGTCAGCCACCTGCTAGGACAGCTGACATGCGGTCGTCCTGCCCTACACGGCCCCTCTATAAAGCCCCTGAAGTGCGTGCTTGTGAACCAGCCCGAAGATGCGGGGCGGACTTGCCCTGCGAAGATCCAAAGAGCTCCTGCCGGGACCAGGCTCTCATTTCCAAGTCGACAGCCGGCTGGCCTGAGGTTTCCTCCCGTGATGTTCCCCCGTCGGCCAGGAAGACACTGGCGCTGGGTCCTGTGTGTCACCGCCAGGCACAAGCCAAGCATCCTCCTGTGGACTCAAAGCCCCGCCCACAGCCTGCCACGGGAACACATGGCCAGAGCTCCAAAGTCAGCATCCAGGCACAGGGGAAGAGGTCTCCCCAGGTCCCCGTGCAGCCTTCCCAGAACCCTCCAAAGAAAGCAAGATTCAACTTCTTCTAA